Proteins from a genomic interval of Caldicellulosiruptor diazotrophicus:
- a CDS encoding sensor histidine kinase — MLLKLKNYFLRLSIKYKILILFYSIIVVTSLVLALFSYTISTNQLKEEVGNLLLRDTKRIAASIDFLQRDVNELSSFLFLDQRVQNFISPRPDFTKYSLEPLASLLASKDYISFIMLYSFQGDKYYFSNDNSTGVADFYELKSTDFLKQIIKNKGAPIWLSLNSLPFTLIAKNNYPKIAMARLLLDFNTYEPAGVLIICINIPTIEKIYMEDLKEKEACFFIADSSNKIISFESTTPQFTATFAQKLLNKNILSRENEIITANSSKLLITSSYIPTSNWRLVSIVSLENAINAIRNSFVLLYIRVLILCLIFAFVISMYFSSMLTAPLQKLVSSMKKVRQGNFREQVNIDPHASDEIAIVVSEYNNMVEKINELINKVLKLEIHKKEAELKALEAQINPHFLYNTLDTIFWKAEKSHDSEISEMIYSLSRLFRLTLNRGSEFIQVKGEKELIEHYLFLQSKRYKNRLQYSIEIDSEILDYYIPKLILQPFVENAIVHGMENSTAPTFIQITGKKEGENLCFTIKDNGIGMSKMQLDRIKDLLESGKEATFGYAIKNVNERLKLYYETHFKLNIQSQPGQGTEVKLILPIDYISVES; from the coding sequence ATGCTTTTAAAGCTCAAAAATTATTTTTTACGTCTGAGCATAAAATACAAGATACTCATTCTCTTCTACAGTATAATAGTGGTAACCTCCTTGGTGCTGGCTTTATTTTCATATACCATTTCAACAAACCAGCTAAAAGAAGAGGTTGGAAATCTACTTTTAAGAGACACAAAAAGAATTGCTGCCAGCATAGATTTTCTTCAAAGAGATGTAAATGAACTTTCATCATTTTTGTTTTTAGATCAAAGAGTGCAAAACTTTATCAGCCCGCGCCCTGATTTTACTAAATATTCCTTAGAACCACTGGCAAGCCTTCTTGCTTCCAAAGATTATATAAGTTTTATTATGCTCTACTCTTTTCAAGGTGATAAATATTACTTTTCAAATGACAATAGCACTGGAGTTGCTGATTTTTATGAACTAAAATCTACAGATTTTTTAAAACAAATTATAAAAAACAAAGGTGCACCTATATGGCTGAGTCTAAATAGCTTGCCTTTCACTCTAATTGCAAAAAACAATTACCCTAAGATTGCCATGGCAAGGCTTCTTTTAGACTTCAATACATACGAGCCTGCAGGAGTGCTTATAATATGTATAAACATACCAACCATTGAAAAAATCTATATGGAAGATTTAAAGGAAAAAGAAGCATGTTTTTTTATAGCTGACAGTAGCAACAAAATTATCTCCTTTGAGAGCACAACACCACAGTTTACAGCTACATTTGCTCAGAAGCTTTTGAATAAAAACATCCTAAGTAGAGAAAATGAAATAATCACTGCCAATTCGTCAAAACTTTTAATTACTTCAAGTTATATCCCAACTTCCAACTGGCGGCTTGTGAGCATTGTTTCGTTAGAAAATGCCATAAATGCTATTAGAAATTCGTTTGTCCTTCTATATATTAGGGTACTTATACTCTGTCTTATCTTTGCTTTTGTAATCTCCATGTATTTTTCTTCTATGCTCACAGCTCCCCTCCAGAAACTTGTAAGTTCTATGAAAAAAGTGCGGCAGGGTAACTTTCGAGAACAAGTAAATATTGACCCGCATGCAAGTGATGAAATTGCAATAGTTGTTTCTGAATACAATAATATGGTTGAAAAAATAAATGAATTGATAAACAAGGTATTAAAGTTGGAAATTCACAAAAAAGAAGCAGAACTAAAAGCACTTGAGGCTCAGATAAATCCTCATTTTCTTTACAATACTTTGGATACTATATTTTGGAAAGCCGAAAAATCTCATGATAGTGAAATAAGCGAGATGATTTATTCTCTTTCAAGACTTTTTAGACTTACCTTAAACAGAGGAAGTGAGTTCATTCAGGTAAAAGGTGAGAAAGAACTAATAGAACATTACCTCTTCTTGCAGAGCAAAAGATATAAAAATAGACTTCAGTACTCAATTGAAATTGACTCTGAAATATTGGACTATTATATCCCTAAATTGATTTTGCAGCCTTTTGTTGAAAATGCAATTGTTCACGGTATGGAAAATTCAACAGCCCCAACTTTTATTCAGATAACAGGCAAAAAAGAAGGTGAAAACTTATGCTTTACCATCAAAGACAACGGAATTGGAATGTCGAAAATGCAGCTCGATAGAATCAAAGACCTTTTAGAATCAGGAAAGGAAGCTACTTTTGGATATGCTATCAAAAATGTCAACGAAAGATTAAAACTTTACTATGAAACACACTTCAAATTGAATATACAAAGCCAGCCAGGACAAGGTACAGAAGTAAAATTGATACTTCCTATAGATTATATTTCAGTAGAAAGTTGA
- a CDS encoding ABC transporter substrate-binding protein, which produces MSKRTLKVFISVLLVTVMIVSLFAGIQGTFTASASTKKTIEIKFFSNLPDRTSNQGKLEQMLIDSYMKANPNVKIKVEALQDEPYKQKFKVYVATNQMPDIFMVWGQPSFFLPVMKAGYAAEIKPEQIKDYGFKTSSLKDFMYNGKIYGLPRNTDFMVLYYNKGLFSKYNVKVPTTFSELLNAAKVFRKNGIAPIAINGKDKWILAILYQELVVKESGDQRLIYDAISKKSISKNQVLLKAAKDLVELVNVGGFQDAFVAADYGAANNLFAQEKAAMYYMGSWEVGMAANPNFSDSFKKNVDATYFPIISGGKGKKTDILAWHGGGYAVSASSKVKNEAMKLLLYMMHPTRWAKIGWQQGLVVPGQNWEKFMTGKETVLQKKLTQIFSSATSVSGTVWQDAFTPNFKTEAETLCQMLVAKAITPEKFLAKIEELAKLEVK; this is translated from the coding sequence ATGTCAAAGAGAACCTTAAAAGTATTTATTTCGGTTTTACTTGTAACAGTAATGATTGTTAGCTTATTTGCAGGTATTCAAGGTACTTTTACAGCTTCTGCATCGACTAAAAAAACTATAGAAATCAAATTTTTCTCCAACCTACCAGATAGGACCTCCAACCAAGGTAAGCTTGAGCAGATGTTAATTGACAGCTATATGAAAGCAAACCCAAATGTCAAGATTAAGGTCGAAGCACTTCAGGATGAGCCTTACAAGCAGAAATTCAAAGTTTATGTTGCAACAAATCAGATGCCAGACATCTTCATGGTATGGGGTCAGCCATCATTCTTCTTACCGGTCATGAAAGCAGGGTATGCAGCTGAAATAAAACCAGAACAGATAAAAGACTACGGTTTTAAAACATCTTCATTAAAAGATTTTATGTATAATGGTAAGATATACGGACTTCCAAGAAATACAGATTTTATGGTCCTCTATTACAACAAAGGGCTGTTCAGTAAATACAATGTAAAGGTGCCAACAACATTTAGTGAGCTCTTGAACGCAGCAAAAGTATTCAGGAAAAATGGCATTGCTCCAATTGCAATAAACGGTAAAGATAAATGGATACTGGCAATTTTGTATCAGGAGCTTGTTGTGAAAGAAAGCGGGGACCAAAGATTAATTTACGATGCAATTTCGAAAAAATCTATATCAAAAAACCAGGTTCTTTTAAAAGCTGCAAAAGACTTGGTTGAGCTTGTGAATGTAGGCGGATTCCAAGACGCTTTTGTTGCAGCAGACTACGGTGCAGCAAACAATTTGTTTGCTCAGGAAAAAGCAGCGATGTACTACATGGGTTCATGGGAAGTTGGAATGGCAGCTAATCCAAACTTCTCTGATTCTTTCAAAAAGAATGTTGATGCAACATACTTCCCAATAATTTCTGGTGGCAAGGGCAAAAAGACAGACATTTTAGCATGGCATGGCGGTGGATATGCAGTTTCTGCAAGTTCAAAGGTTAAGAATGAGGCAATGAAACTTCTTCTTTACATGATGCATCCAACAAGATGGGCAAAGATTGGTTGGCAACAAGGACTTGTTGTTCCAGGGCAGAACTGGGAAAAGTTTATGACAGGAAAAGAAACAGTTCTTCAGAAAAAGCTCACACAGATATTTAGCAGTGCAACATCTGTAAGTGGCACAGTATGGCAAGATGCGTTTACACCAAACTTTAAAACAGAAGCAGAAACACTTTGCCAGATGCTTGTTGCAAAGGCTATTACACCTGAAAAGTTCTTAGCAAAGATTGAAGAGCTTGCAAAGTTAGAAGTTAAGTAA
- a CDS encoding carbohydrate ABC transporter permease: MYKVLSDKRTILLLVLPGLLIYTFAILFPIILSVYLGMTDWSGIGRPNFVGLENFKKIIFSDTTFWKSLRNAIFLALAYVFVQHPIALTFAILIDKIGGRAEKIFRTIFFIPCVIPVVVTSRMWVSLYDPQYGLINKILDFLHLGFLKQQWLGDTKTALISVIIICMWQGFGWALLIYYAGLKGIPEELYEAAMIDGATGVKLYTKITVPLLQPVIKVNFTIAIIYALKQMETVYLTTNGGPGDASQFLANYLYIRAFNSYQYGYANAISVLFVIACLAVNILFQKIFKPENYEF; the protein is encoded by the coding sequence ATGTACAAGGTTTTGTCAGACAAAAGGACCATTTTGTTGCTGGTTTTGCCGGGACTTTTGATATACACGTTTGCAATTCTTTTTCCAATTATACTCAGTGTATATCTTGGAATGACTGACTGGTCAGGGATTGGTCGGCCAAATTTTGTAGGTCTTGAAAATTTCAAGAAGATAATATTTTCAGATACAACATTTTGGAAATCACTTAGAAACGCTATATTTCTTGCTCTTGCATATGTATTTGTTCAACATCCAATAGCTCTTACGTTTGCTATATTAATTGATAAAATTGGCGGTAGAGCGGAAAAAATTTTCAGAACCATATTCTTTATACCCTGTGTGATACCAGTTGTTGTAACATCACGTATGTGGGTAAGTTTGTATGACCCTCAATATGGGCTTATAAACAAGATACTTGACTTTTTGCACTTAGGTTTTTTAAAACAGCAGTGGTTGGGGGATACCAAAACAGCTTTAATATCAGTTATTATAATCTGTATGTGGCAGGGTTTTGGCTGGGCACTTTTGATTTACTACGCAGGTCTAAAGGGTATACCAGAAGAACTTTATGAGGCAGCAATGATTGATGGTGCAACAGGTGTTAAGCTTTATACAAAGATTACTGTGCCCTTGCTTCAGCCAGTTATCAAGGTTAATTTTACAATAGCTATTATATATGCTTTAAAACAAATGGAAACAGTTTATTTAACGACAAACGGTGGTCCCGGCGATGCGAGCCAGTTTTTGGCCAACTATCTTTACATTCGTGCATTTAATTCATATCAATATGGTTATGCTAATGCAATTTCAGTGCTATTTGTTATAGCATGTTTGGCTGTCAATATTCTTTTCCAGAAGATATTTAAACCAGAAAATTATGAGTTTTAA
- a CDS encoding carbohydrate ABC transporter permease: protein MARESSFNKKSRAVLLVVLGLFSIGQLFPLVWLIDFSLCKSGDVYGANILKIPNPPQFINYYLAWRDGKIPQYFINSVIVNVTSVLLVVLFSLMMGYAFVRMEWKWSNKVLTYVLLGLMIPIHATLLPNFVIFRQLKMLDSYFALIIPYVAFSLPQAVFLMTGFIGSIPRALEESAIIDGCGIFRILFQIILPLSKPALVTITVTTFLNTWNEFIMAATYLTSDKFRTLPFSVYNFAGQYASNYAVQFAVMTIVALPSLIVYIALNEQVTKGVTLGAVKG from the coding sequence GTGGCAAGGGAAAGTAGTTTCAACAAAAAAAGCAGAGCTGTGCTTCTTGTTGTGCTGGGACTATTCTCAATTGGACAGCTGTTTCCACTTGTTTGGCTGATTGACTTTTCGCTTTGTAAAAGTGGAGATGTATATGGCGCAAATATACTCAAAATTCCCAATCCCCCACAGTTTATAAATTATTATCTTGCATGGAGAGATGGAAAAATTCCGCAATATTTTATCAATAGTGTAATTGTAAATGTGACGTCTGTTCTGCTTGTTGTTCTGTTTTCGCTGATGATGGGGTATGCATTTGTAAGGATGGAATGGAAGTGGAGCAATAAAGTTTTAACATATGTTTTGCTGGGACTCATGATACCAATTCATGCAACGCTTCTACCCAACTTTGTTATTTTCAGACAGCTTAAGATGCTGGATTCATATTTTGCACTAATAATTCCATACGTTGCATTTTCACTGCCACAGGCAGTGTTCTTGATGACGGGGTTTATAGGAAGTATTCCACGAGCTTTAGAAGAGTCGGCAATCATAGATGGTTGCGGCATATTTAGAATCCTGTTTCAGATTATTCTACCACTTTCAAAACCTGCACTGGTCACCATAACTGTTACCACATTTTTGAATACATGGAACGAATTTATTATGGCGGCAACGTACTTGACATCCGACAAGTTCAGAACCCTACCATTTTCAGTCTACAACTTTGCAGGTCAGTATGCATCTAACTATGCAGTCCAGTTTGCTGTAATGACAATAGTAGCTCTTCCATCACTGATAGTATATATTGCCCTGAACGAACAGGTTACAAAAGGGGTTACCCTGGGTGCTGTGAAGGGGTAA
- a CDS encoding glycoside hydrolase family 30 protein yields the protein MFKSLSNYITAKSFSIPMQLINNLKERTKIEKKTVITIEPSSTFQEVIGFGGALTEAAAVNIMSLFPHQQEEILRGYFDPEKGLGYKLCRIHMNSCDFCVDSYSCDDVEGDIELKHFNIERDKKMVIPLLKRIKEYCKDLKILVSPWSPPAWMKTNGDMCHGGKLKDEYKKTWARFFCKFIKAYKEEGIDIWAVTVQNEPMATQVWESCIYTAEEERDFVKDYLGPTLEEEGLSHIKILIWDHNKDIIYDRVKTILSDKEAAKYVWGVAFHWYGGDHFDQLKKIKEEFPDVNLVFTEGCQEGGVKLGSWELGERYAHEIIGDFNSYTIGFMDWNIVLDTMGGPNHVGNFCDAPIIVDKDQKKIYYQNAYYYIGHFSKFIRPGAKVVKSSCSDARLKVLAAKNQDDTLAVVVFNKNPEEIEFSMVIGEKIFCGKSPARSILTIVLEK from the coding sequence ATGTTCAAAAGTCTTTCAAATTATATTACAGCAAAGAGTTTTAGTATTCCTATGCAGCTAATAAACAACTTAAAAGAACGCACAAAAATAGAAAAGAAAACTGTTATAACAATTGAGCCATCCAGTACATTTCAAGAGGTAATAGGTTTTGGTGGAGCACTTACAGAGGCTGCCGCGGTAAATATAATGTCACTTTTCCCACACCAGCAAGAAGAGATTTTAAGAGGGTACTTTGACCCTGAAAAGGGGCTTGGCTACAAACTTTGTAGAATTCACATGAACAGCTGTGATTTTTGTGTTGACAGTTATAGCTGTGATGATGTTGAAGGAGATATAGAACTGAAACACTTTAACATTGAACGAGACAAAAAGATGGTAATTCCACTTCTAAAAAGGATAAAGGAGTATTGCAAAGACCTCAAAATCCTCGTTTCGCCATGGAGTCCGCCTGCATGGATGAAAACAAATGGTGATATGTGCCATGGTGGAAAGCTAAAAGATGAGTATAAAAAAACATGGGCAAGGTTTTTCTGCAAATTCATAAAAGCATATAAAGAAGAAGGGATTGATATATGGGCTGTAACAGTTCAAAATGAGCCGATGGCAACTCAAGTGTGGGAGTCGTGCATATACACAGCTGAAGAAGAAAGGGATTTTGTGAAGGATTACTTAGGACCAACTCTTGAAGAAGAAGGGCTTTCCCATATAAAAATACTTATATGGGACCACAACAAAGACATCATATATGACAGGGTAAAAACAATTTTGAGTGACAAAGAAGCTGCTAAGTATGTGTGGGGAGTTGCATTCCACTGGTATGGAGGAGACCATTTTGACCAGCTCAAAAAAATAAAAGAAGAATTTCCTGATGTCAATTTGGTGTTTACCGAAGGTTGTCAGGAAGGTGGAGTAAAGCTTGGTTCCTGGGAGCTTGGAGAAAGGTATGCTCATGAGATAATTGGTGATTTTAACAGTTACACAATTGGATTTATGGATTGGAATATTGTTCTTGACACAATGGGTGGACCTAATCATGTAGGGAACTTTTGCGACGCTCCAATAATAGTTGATAAAGACCAGAAAAAGATTTACTATCAAAATGCATATTATTATATAGGGCATTTTTCTAAATTCATAAGGCCGGGAGCTAAAGTAGTCAAAAGTAGCTGCAGTGATGCAAGACTTAAAGTTTTGGCAGCGAAGAACCAGGACGATACTTTAGCAGTGGTTGTCTTTAATAAAAACCCAGAGGAAATAGAGTTTAGTATGGTTATTGGAGAGAAAATATTCTGTGGAAAGTCTCCAGCAAGGTCTATATTGACCATTGTTCTGGAAAAGTAA